From one Alicyclobacillus acidocaldarius subsp. acidocaldarius Tc-4-1 genomic stretch:
- the rpsI gene encoding 30S ribosomal protein S9 — translation MASVQYWAVGRRKTSVARVRLLPGDGKIVVNKRPMDEYFGLESLKLIVKQPLLLTDTMGQYDVYVNVRGGGISGQAGAIRHGIARALLKVDPNLRPTLKRAGLLTRDARMKERKKYGLKAARRAPQFSKR, via the coding sequence TTGGCAAGCGTTCAATACTGGGCTGTGGGCCGTCGCAAGACCTCCGTCGCTCGCGTGCGCCTTCTTCCGGGCGACGGCAAGATTGTGGTGAACAAGCGGCCGATGGACGAGTACTTCGGGCTCGAGTCGCTCAAGCTGATTGTCAAGCAACCGCTGTTGCTCACGGATACAATGGGCCAGTACGACGTGTACGTGAACGTGCGCGGCGGGGGGATCTCCGGTCAGGCGGGTGCCATCCGTCACGGCATCGCTCGCGCGCTGCTGAAAGTGGATCCGAATCTGCGCCCGACGCTCAAGCGTGCAGGACTCCTGACTCGCGATGCGCGTATGAAGGAGCGCAAGAAATACGGGCTCAAGGCTGCCCGTCGTGCACCGCAGTTCTCGAAGCGCTGA
- a CDS encoding N-acetylmuramoyl-L-alanine amidase, translating into MHGKHRHVPLAFAAMAMLVGATSLAVPVQDARAAWFRPLQHRVNPGIQATGIQGKVIVVDPGHGGRDSGARGVGGIEEKDITLSVALKLARYLQQGGAMVVMTRSTDTDLATERDRAMRQRHLGDLRGRLNVVRRQRVDAFVSIHCNSAPSPDWRGAQVLYLKTNPHAKQLATVMQETFRSELLPTHRDVQSNRTLFLLKRIEGPTVLAEIGFVSNPEEARALTTEAYQERVAFAMYQALVRYFSDPAAQQVPEDGG; encoded by the coding sequence ATGCACGGGAAGCACAGGCACGTGCCGCTCGCGTTCGCCGCGATGGCGATGCTCGTGGGGGCGACCTCTCTCGCGGTACCTGTACAGGATGCGCGGGCGGCATGGTTTCGTCCGCTTCAGCATAGGGTGAATCCAGGGATACAAGCGACCGGCATCCAGGGCAAAGTCATTGTCGTGGATCCTGGCCATGGCGGCCGCGACTCCGGGGCGCGCGGTGTCGGCGGCATTGAGGAGAAGGACATCACCCTCTCGGTGGCACTTAAGCTCGCGCGCTACCTGCAACAGGGCGGCGCCATGGTCGTCATGACGAGGAGTACGGATACGGATCTCGCTACAGAGCGCGATCGCGCCATGAGACAGCGCCATCTGGGCGATCTTCGCGGCCGGTTGAATGTGGTTCGCCGCCAGCGCGTCGACGCCTTTGTTTCGATTCACTGCAACAGCGCACCATCTCCCGACTGGCGCGGCGCTCAGGTCCTGTACCTGAAGACCAATCCACACGCCAAGCAGCTCGCGACCGTCATGCAGGAGACGTTCAGATCGGAGTTGCTGCCAACGCACCGCGACGTGCAGTCGAATCGGACGCTGTTTTTGCTCAAGCGAATTGAAGGGCCGACCGTCTTGGCGGAAATCGGATTTGTGTCAAACCCAGAGGAGGCGCGCGCGCTCACCACGGAGGCGTATCAGGAGCGCGTGGCCTTCGCCATGTACCAAGCCTTGGTCCGCTACTTCAGCGATCCGGCCGCTCAGCAGGTGCCGGAAGACGGCGGCTGA
- a CDS encoding Mrp/NBP35 family ATP-binding protein, with protein MVTREQVIEALRDVKDPEVGRSIVELDMVPSVEIEGGKVTVDVLLTIRGCPLSNVIEREIRERLSQLDGVTEIEVRVGHMTDEQRAQFAAKVRGMGRANAEAQQAELPPILRQQGRQFLAIASGKGGVGKSTVTANLAVALARKGYRVALIDADIYGFSIPVIFGIEGVKPATIEDLIMPVQAEGVKIMSMQFFVPENTPVVWRGPMLGKMLRSFFGQVHWGEVDIVLLDLPPGTGDVALDVHTLLPQSKQLIVTTPQAAAAEVAVRAGLMGVRTNHQVIGVVENMAYFVCDSCGETAYLFGRGGGERVAAALNTTLLAEIPIANQEKERAGIFSADSLHGQVFAKLADRVAEAMGLDQDRELRA; from the coding sequence ATGGTGACTCGCGAGCAGGTCATCGAAGCGCTCCGGGACGTGAAGGATCCGGAGGTCGGCCGCAGTATCGTGGAGTTGGATATGGTGCCGTCGGTCGAGATCGAAGGCGGCAAGGTCACCGTGGACGTGCTGCTTACCATCCGCGGTTGCCCGCTATCGAACGTCATTGAACGGGAGATCCGGGAGCGTCTGTCGCAACTCGACGGTGTGACCGAGATTGAGGTACGCGTGGGTCACATGACGGACGAACAGCGCGCGCAGTTCGCCGCCAAGGTGCGCGGCATGGGACGTGCGAACGCCGAAGCGCAGCAGGCGGAGCTGCCACCCATCTTGCGCCAGCAGGGGCGCCAGTTCCTCGCCATCGCCTCTGGCAAGGGAGGCGTCGGCAAGTCCACCGTGACCGCCAACCTGGCCGTAGCCCTTGCGCGAAAGGGCTATCGGGTGGCGCTCATCGACGCGGACATCTACGGCTTCAGCATTCCGGTGATCTTCGGCATTGAGGGCGTGAAGCCAGCGACCATTGAGGATCTCATCATGCCCGTACAGGCTGAGGGCGTGAAGATCATGTCCATGCAGTTCTTCGTGCCTGAGAACACGCCCGTCGTGTGGCGCGGTCCGATGCTGGGCAAGATGCTGCGCAGCTTCTTCGGGCAAGTTCACTGGGGCGAGGTGGACATCGTACTGCTGGACCTGCCCCCCGGCACAGGGGATGTGGCGCTGGATGTGCACACGCTTCTGCCGCAGAGCAAGCAGCTCATCGTCACCACTCCGCAGGCTGCCGCGGCGGAGGTGGCGGTGCGCGCGGGCCTGATGGGCGTGCGCACGAACCACCAGGTCATCGGCGTGGTCGAAAACATGGCCTACTTCGTGTGCGACTCGTGCGGGGAGACCGCGTACCTGTTTGGACGGGGCGGTGGCGAACGCGTGGCTGCGGCGCTCAACACCACCCTCCTCGCTGAGATTCCGATTGCCAATCAGGAGAAGGAGCGCGCGGGGATCTTTTCCGCCGACTCTTTGCACGGCCAGGTCTTCGCCAAGTTGGCCGATCGCGTCGCGGAGGCCATGGGCCTCGATCAAGATCGCGAGCTGCGGGCGTGA